The following coding sequences lie in one Enterococcus sp. 9E7_DIV0242 genomic window:
- a CDS encoding FHA domain-containing protein — protein MGGLIRCGNGHIFSSRRYGNICPYCNMHVKEDTSKKTADATDATFDEESEYMDELELIDPVVGWLVCIKGPQMGRDYRIMAEKNFIGRSDDMQIQILGDNRIARRNHAIVAYDPLKRSTLILPGDSQGLVYLNNEAVYTPVELNPYDVIQLGNSQFLFIPLCGEHFEWESLKSED, from the coding sequence ATGGGTGGATTGATTCGTTGTGGAAATGGGCACATTTTTAGTTCCAGAAGATATGGGAATATTTGTCCTTACTGCAATATGCATGTAAAGGAGGACACATCGAAAAAGACGGCAGATGCCACGGATGCCACATTTGATGAAGAGAGCGAATACATGGATGAGCTTGAGTTGATCGATCCGGTCGTGGGCTGGTTGGTATGTATCAAGGGACCTCAAATGGGACGAGACTACCGTATCATGGCAGAGAAAAACTTTATTGGTCGTTCCGATGATATGCAAATCCAAATTTTGGGAGACAATCGCATTGCTCGGAGAAACCATGCCATCGTAGCTTACGATCCTTTAAAAAGAAGTACATTGATTCTACCAGGGGATTCACAAGGACTGGTTTATTTGAATAATGAAGCGGTCTATACACCGGTGGAGTTGAATCCATATGATGTCATCCAGCTTGGAAACAGCCAGTTTCTATTTATTCCTTTATGTGGAGAACATTTTGAATGGGAAAGCTTGAAATCAGAGGATTGA
- a CDS encoding FHA domain-containing protein yields MRQKQVVILEISILLLLSAACFIAFYYKYPSWTVFSLLGCTVFAIILFIYWYGFKNRKLFPKRAAVNHLMLVNDAGEVKKNWHIAGEQSLVIGKTYKNQSVDIDLGETEYAVLIAREHAIMNLVEGEWYLEDLGSRNGTGVKSEIEADIYKLKNQPYKLKKNDWIYIGKTKLIIQ; encoded by the coding sequence ATGAGACAAAAACAAGTAGTCATTTTAGAAATCAGTATTCTCCTGTTATTATCAGCAGCGTGCTTCATCGCATTTTACTACAAGTATCCATCGTGGACAGTATTTTCTCTTTTAGGCTGTACAGTGTTTGCTATTATTCTTTTTATTTATTGGTACGGTTTTAAGAACAGAAAGCTGTTTCCGAAAAGAGCAGCAGTCAACCATCTGATGCTAGTCAATGATGCCGGAGAAGTGAAAAAAAATTGGCATATCGCCGGAGAGCAATCGTTGGTTATTGGAAAAACTTATAAGAATCAGTCCGTAGATATTGATTTAGGCGAGACGGAATATGCTGTACTGATTGCCCGAGAACACGCCATTATGAACCTTGTTGAGGGGGAATGGTATTTGGAGGATTTAGGGAGTCGGAATGGGACAGGAGTCAAATCAGAAATAGAAGCAGATATCTATAAATTGAAAAATCAACCATACAAGCTGAAGAAAAACGATTGGATTTATATTGGAAAAACAAAATTGATTATTCAATAA
- a CDS encoding sensor histidine kinase, which yields MDTTLAILLIELCLVYLFFPRIKLFGYSQRNTLIIYFGILLFSNLGLIAVDDLLSIFVLFFACFLLNKLGYLPHSYVHLGLIVFCMFVLLLILSFQVHKFLSFIWVYPNKLANRYIIVLTRMSVGIIPLLFSLVQSTKYGWIRRFEKGLLRVVRTLFLSPFHLLSISLVGTALCSLFSFANKITPVFYLFFLSLLVIVSLRSDTKKIQHDSDRKRIETDGLKLYSATLENSLLDLQGFRHDYLNILSSLEHAIYEENMDELKHIYEQIILPTRKQLTENKDFLLQLNVLEPELKALLAKKIVETIEKKITIRLSVLTDLKKCPIDSLDLIRIFSILLDNAIEEAEKSENGSIYLSLSENSCGYQLEITNSLHSDITNIQLLASKNYSTKSKHSGLGLTILANLLSKYPFTSLKTSISDDRFTQSISIFLKEN from the coding sequence ATGGATACAACATTAGCCATTCTGCTGATAGAATTATGCTTGGTTTATCTATTTTTTCCTCGAATAAAATTATTCGGCTATTCACAAAGAAATACACTCATCATATACTTCGGCATCCTACTTTTCTCAAACCTAGGACTTATTGCCGTTGATGATCTTTTAAGTATCTTTGTACTTTTCTTTGCTTGTTTTCTCTTGAATAAACTTGGCTACCTACCGCATTCCTATGTACACTTAGGATTAATAGTTTTTTGCATGTTCGTCTTGTTGCTGATTCTATCTTTTCAAGTGCATAAGTTTTTATCGTTTATTTGGGTATACCCAAATAAACTAGCTAATAGGTATATTATTGTACTCACTAGAATGAGTGTAGGTATTATTCCGCTTTTGTTCTCTCTTGTACAGTCAACAAAGTATGGTTGGATTCGTCGTTTCGAGAAAGGACTCCTACGGGTTGTCCGCACTCTTTTTTTGAGTCCGTTTCACTTGTTGTCTATCTCGTTAGTCGGCACAGCACTTTGCTCGCTTTTTTCTTTTGCCAATAAAATAACACCAGTTTTCTATCTCTTTTTTTTATCATTGCTGGTGATAGTGAGCTTGAGAAGTGATACAAAGAAAATACAGCATGATTCTGATAGAAAAAGGATAGAAACAGATGGCCTTAAGCTTTATTCAGCAACTTTAGAAAACTCACTTTTAGATTTACAAGGATTTCGACATGATTATTTGAATATATTGTCTAGCTTGGAACACGCAATCTATGAAGAAAACATGGATGAATTAAAGCATATTTACGAACAAATTATTTTACCAACAAGAAAGCAACTCACTGAAAACAAGGACTTTCTTTTACAACTCAATGTGCTTGAGCCTGAATTAAAGGCACTACTTGCTAAAAAAATAGTCGAAACAATCGAAAAAAAAATAACGATTAGACTTTCTGTCTTAACCGATCTAAAAAAATGTCCCATTGATTCTCTTGATCTCATCAGAATTTTTTCTATCCTACTGGATAATGCGATTGAAGAAGCTGAAAAATCGGAAAATGGCTCTATTTATTTGTCTTTGTCAGAAAATAGCTGCGGCTATCAACTAGAGATTACTAATAGCTTGCATAGCGACATCACAAATATTCAGTTACTTGCTTCAAAAAATTATTCTACTAAATCGAAGCATTCAGGTTTGGGGCTAACCATTTTAGCTAACCTATTGAGTAAATACCCTTTCACTTCTTTAAAAACAAGTATTTCTGATGATAGATTTACGCAAAGTATTTCAATTTTTTTAAAGGAGAATTAA
- a CDS encoding vWA domain-containing protein → MKKAIIVLLFLISGLIFGNEWAYGEEKEQDILFVADVSYSMASHDPEKHIFEAIQLLGSKSINGKNRLGYVLYNDSIVKDQNLTELNKPELLDQWMEEIKAVTPIKGTDVGLGLKTAQRIMKVSQAKTGQGMIILLSDGDTEVDSGNPNRNQEAINLDVRQALDTLECPLYVIQYSELEYRDKGPMNQWAGQTGGRTYSVQTTEELQRVVNEIYELQTKKIAEKYQQEVEQLEQKKKVFTLAVPVPKNQKQPIKEIVVTLKADDEISEIKQTAEASEQNTQEEKDVSIDGKGNQLVITLRNPTKTEYVFNYQTESNNPAEATTKIKLHTSEKKLQKKPLEKQTLFYSILVAIGLIIGGSIMFFLFKRKHPTEEKQVEYFFADALEGCFTKAFDQEDIPIQNWPANIFQRQKTVTLYDLLYEEEIREKMPDSKKVQFQVGVENTLKMRIRGSVEGIQQGREIPKGVWVTLSVRQGAYLIFKQDELEIDLHIRKKSI, encoded by the coding sequence ATGAAGAAGGCAATAATAGTTCTTTTGTTTCTGATTTCCGGATTAATTTTTGGAAATGAGTGGGCGTATGGTGAGGAGAAGGAACAAGATATTCTATTTGTTGCAGATGTGAGCTACTCTATGGCTTCCCATGATCCTGAAAAGCATATTTTTGAAGCGATTCAATTACTAGGCTCAAAGAGTATTAATGGAAAAAATCGATTAGGGTATGTTCTTTACAACGATAGTATTGTGAAGGATCAAAATCTGACTGAGCTCAACAAGCCAGAGCTTTTAGATCAATGGATGGAGGAAATCAAGGCAGTAACACCTATCAAAGGAACGGATGTCGGTTTAGGTCTAAAGACAGCACAGCGAATCATGAAAGTGTCGCAAGCAAAAACAGGACAAGGAATGATTATCCTTCTTTCTGATGGAGACACAGAAGTCGATAGTGGAAACCCCAATCGTAATCAGGAGGCAATCAATTTAGATGTTCGTCAAGCTTTGGATACATTGGAATGTCCACTGTATGTTATCCAATATAGTGAGCTAGAATACCGTGATAAGGGGCCGATGAATCAATGGGCCGGTCAAACAGGTGGACGGACATATAGTGTTCAGACTACTGAAGAATTACAACGAGTAGTCAATGAAATCTATGAGCTGCAGACGAAAAAAATTGCTGAAAAGTATCAGCAGGAAGTCGAACAGTTGGAGCAAAAAAAGAAAGTTTTTACATTAGCTGTTCCAGTACCTAAAAATCAAAAACAGCCAATAAAAGAGATTGTCGTTACTCTGAAAGCAGATGACGAGATATCTGAAATCAAGCAGACCGCTGAAGCAAGCGAGCAAAATACACAAGAAGAAAAAGACGTTTCGATTGATGGTAAGGGAAATCAACTAGTCATTACTCTTAGGAATCCAACAAAAACGGAGTATGTATTCAACTATCAAACCGAATCCAATAACCCAGCAGAAGCAACGACTAAAATCAAGCTGCATACAAGCGAGAAAAAACTACAAAAGAAGCCTCTGGAAAAACAAACTCTTTTTTATAGCATACTTGTAGCGATTGGCTTGATTATAGGAGGAAGTATCATGTTCTTTTTATTCAAACGTAAGCATCCTACTGAGGAAAAACAAGTAGAATATTTCTTTGCAGATGCTCTGGAAGGATGCTTCACGAAAGCATTCGATCAAGAAGATATTCCGATTCAGAATTGGCCGGCTAATATTTTTCAAAGGCAAAAAACAGTCACTCTTTATGATTTGCTCTATGAAGAAGAAATTCGTGAGAAAATGCCTGACAGTAAAAAGGTCCAGTTTCAGGTAGGTGTAGAAAATACATTAAAAATGAGAATTAGAGGTTCTGTTGAAGGGATTCAACAGGGAAG
- a CDS encoding PP2C family protein-serine/threonine phosphatase: MRKENSNFKTCYLSESGRRLDNKDYFAFVEENDFACWVMASGIDDSESANSAELAVKSVLNSFIINPGMSRKIMMELIKEAHDVLISDSVRDHLQASIMIVVSDYMNVRWASAGNVHLQCVYNGKIRFASKDQSYYQELVDQEVFPLDRSLGFEERNNLTSYLGMARRLKPFISEKRKLHEMDTLVLTTVGMWEYITDIEILDALHEAKSSQEVIDNLEDLLLSKQPDQLSNYSAAIVMINKLFVKNKDGWKKAKKILLIALPIVIVISILLFVAHRNRVKREEQIQKVLSVERKADNFVVEENYKRALESYAAAIKEREKVNNYPLKRLDKKEKMSQFLVDGDASAEKEDIDTAKKRYTSARDYLVDHEKVLSIFSLEYVNTHLDYFKKKVYINDLEKLGDTQLEAEQYEAAIASYQEAKLAAVELGDQNKVKDLNVKLDTARSKQDLANKDATKAEADKAASEAEQAGENGEDKDLADRYDGIADQYDAAGFSDKASQMRAQAEKIRAEQSKAENAKQEDVAISLEAQGDTALGKSEYDLAVEYYRGAQLIFQEANNNTRVLQVERKIETALGLKAAAKTAQEEAEKAAQEAEAAQAAQAQPQQNQNAGAWSN, translated from the coding sequence GTGAGGAAAGAAAATAGTAATTTTAAAACCTGTTATTTATCCGAATCAGGCAGACGGCTGGACAATAAGGATTATTTCGCTTTTGTAGAAGAAAATGATTTCGCTTGCTGGGTAATGGCCTCAGGAATCGATGATAGTGAAAGTGCGAATAGTGCGGAACTGGCAGTAAAATCTGTTTTAAATTCCTTTATTATCAACCCTGGTATGTCGAGAAAAATAATGATGGAGTTGATCAAAGAAGCGCATGATGTTCTGATCAGTGACAGTGTTCGCGATCACCTTCAAGCCAGCATCATGATCGTTGTTTCGGATTATATGAATGTTCGCTGGGCCAGTGCCGGTAATGTTCATTTGCAATGTGTCTACAACGGAAAAATTCGTTTTGCCAGTAAAGATCAAAGCTATTATCAGGAATTGGTTGATCAGGAAGTCTTTCCGTTGGATCGCTCTCTTGGTTTTGAAGAACGAAATAATTTAACCAGCTATTTGGGGATGGCCAGACGATTGAAGCCGTTCATATCTGAAAAAAGAAAATTGCACGAGATGGATACTCTGGTCCTTACGACTGTAGGCATGTGGGAGTATATCACAGATATAGAGATTTTAGACGCGCTTCATGAAGCCAAAAGCTCTCAGGAGGTAATCGACAATCTGGAAGACTTGCTTCTGAGTAAACAGCCAGACCAGTTAAGTAACTATTCAGCAGCGATCGTGATGATCAACAAGCTGTTTGTGAAAAATAAGGATGGGTGGAAGAAAGCCAAAAAGATTTTACTCATAGCCTTACCGATTGTCATCGTCATTAGCATCCTGTTATTTGTTGCCCATCGGAACAGAGTGAAGCGTGAGGAGCAGATTCAAAAGGTGCTTTCTGTTGAACGAAAGGCAGATAATTTTGTTGTAGAGGAAAACTACAAACGGGCGCTAGAAAGCTATGCTGCCGCAATTAAGGAGCGGGAAAAGGTCAATAATTATCCGTTGAAACGTTTGGATAAAAAAGAAAAAATGTCTCAGTTTTTAGTAGATGGCGATGCCAGTGCGGAAAAAGAGGATATCGATACAGCGAAAAAACGCTATACATCTGCCCGAGATTACTTAGTCGATCATGAAAAAGTGCTAAGCATTTTTAGCTTGGAATACGTGAACACGCATTTGGACTATTTCAAAAAGAAGGTCTATATCAACGACCTTGAAAAGCTGGGCGATACGCAGCTGGAGGCAGAGCAGTATGAAGCGGCAATCGCTTCTTATCAGGAAGCGAAGCTGGCTGCTGTTGAATTGGGGGATCAAAATAAGGTCAAGGATCTGAACGTGAAGCTGGATACTGCTCGTTCGAAGCAAGATTTAGCGAATAAGGATGCAACGAAAGCAGAAGCAGATAAAGCAGCGAGCGAAGCAGAGCAAGCAGGAGAAAATGGCGAAGATAAAGATTTAGCGGATCGCTATGATGGTATTGCCGATCAATATGATGCTGCCGGGTTCTCGGATAAAGCCAGTCAAATGCGTGCGCAGGCGGAAAAAATTCGTGCGGAGCAAAGCAAGGCAGAGAATGCCAAACAGGAAGATGTAGCGATCAGTCTGGAAGCACAGGGCGATACAGCCTTAGGAAAATCAGAATATGATTTAGCTGTCGAGTACTATCGCGGGGCACAGCTGATTTTCCAAGAGGCAAATAATAATACCAGAGTGCTGCAGGTAGAACGAAAAATCGAGACAGCTCTTGGGCTGAAAGCCGCGGCAAAAACAGCTCAGGAAGAGGCTGAAAAAGCGGCGCAGGAAGCAGAAGCGGCTCAAGCCGCTCAAGCACAACCGCAACAGAACCAGAATGCCGGAGCATGGAGCAATTGA
- a CDS encoding ribbon-helix-helix domain-containing protein encodes MEGKEQKTKKQVPLRLSTALYNELAAWAEDEFRSVNGQIEYLLTEAVKKRKGTDTKEKKE; translated from the coding sequence ATGGAAGGAAAAGAGCAGAAAACAAAAAAACAAGTACCGCTGCGCCTTTCTACCGCACTATATAACGAGTTAGCAGCATGGGCGGAGGATGAATTCCGCAGTGTGAATGGGCAAATAGAATACCTATTAACGGAGGCCGTCAAAAAGCGAAAAGGCACCGATACAAAAGAGAAGAAAGAGTAG
- a CDS encoding LytTR family DNA-binding domain-containing protein, with protein sequence MNFMFSSLNYFESTEAFLANKGLFTEYDIFILDIEILGDKKAGLKLAATIRREFKQATIIFLTAYGMLMKETFLYRIFALDFIEKNLSDELLLQRLCDCIQYVKQGQDNTNAEELFIFSNKYAQIKLPKNDILYFETLPYKHKIRLIAKNEVLDFTSSLNEIENLDSSFVRCHKAFVVNWANVVTLDKSEKLLYLSGNHSCPISRANYKKIVQMF encoded by the coding sequence ATGAATTTCATGTTTTCCAGCTTAAACTATTTTGAATCTACTGAAGCTTTTCTTGCAAATAAAGGACTTTTCACAGAGTATGATATTTTTATTTTAGATATAGAAATCCTAGGTGACAAAAAGGCTGGTCTTAAGTTGGCAGCCACCATTCGCAGAGAATTTAAACAAGCTACCATTATCTTTTTAACAGCCTATGGTATGTTAATGAAAGAAACCTTTTTATACCGCATATTTGCCTTAGACTTCATTGAAAAAAATTTATCTGATGAGCTGCTCCTACAACGCCTATGTGATTGTATCCAGTATGTAAAACAGGGGCAGGATAACACCAATGCGGAAGAGCTTTTTATCTTTTCAAATAAATATGCACAAATCAAGTTACCAAAAAATGATATTCTTTATTTTGAAACACTGCCTTATAAGCACAAGATTCGATTAATCGCTAAGAATGAGGTTCTTGACTTTACAAGTAGTCTAAATGAAATAGAAAACCTCGATTCCTCATTTGTCCGTTGCCACAAAGCATTTGTTGTTAACTGGGCGAACGTTGTGACCCTTGATAAATCAGAAAAACTACTTTATTTATCGGGAAACCACAGCTGTCCAATCTCCAGAGCCAACTACAAGAAAATCGTGCAAATGTTTTGA
- a CDS encoding B3/B4 domain-containing protein, with protein MKKAIINKEFWAIFPEAQINFLVIKNIDNHIKEADTSYFTELLSHAGKDAEQFLTEETFSDNAVVAQWREAFSKFKTKKGARSSIEALLKRVSQQREFRPINPLVDIYNSISLKYGVPSGGEDIDKIEGNLSLGKAQGGENFFPLGAEKDAPALPEELIYFDDNGAICRCLNWREAQRTMLTEETKNAILVIESVNEEQRERANQAIEELKNLVDDYFNTNSIAYTVSEQAAEIEIG; from the coding sequence ATGAAAAAAGCGATCATCAACAAGGAGTTTTGGGCCATTTTCCCAGAAGCTCAAATCAATTTTTTAGTTATAAAAAATATCGATAACCATATCAAAGAAGCAGACACATCGTATTTTACCGAGTTACTAAGTCATGCTGGAAAAGATGCTGAACAGTTTCTAACGGAGGAGACTTTCAGTGATAACGCTGTTGTCGCTCAGTGGCGTGAGGCATTCAGCAAATTCAAAACGAAAAAAGGCGCACGGTCTTCCATTGAAGCCTTATTGAAAAGGGTAAGTCAGCAACGAGAGTTCCGTCCAATCAATCCTCTTGTTGATATCTACAACAGTATCTCTTTAAAATACGGCGTGCCTAGCGGTGGTGAAGATATCGATAAAATAGAAGGAAATTTATCTTTAGGAAAAGCTCAGGGCGGTGAAAACTTCTTTCCGCTTGGTGCTGAGAAAGATGCGCCAGCCTTACCAGAAGAGCTTATTTACTTTGATGATAATGGTGCGATTTGCAGATGCCTCAACTGGCGCGAAGCTCAACGGACGATGCTGACTGAGGAAACGAAAAATGCCATTCTTGTCATCGAATCTGTGAACGAAGAGCAACGCGAACGAGCAAATCAGGCAATCGAAGAACTGAAGAATCTAGTAGATGACTATTTCAATACAAACAGTATCGCTTATACTGTATCTGAACAAGCAGCAGAAATTGAAATCGGCTAA
- a CDS encoding membrane-associated protease 1: MGFKLMVEGPDKIDLGIEHILSVQFEMDTPNDSNARSTDVGTSLVIRGKILTAIGGEAADSTLNIAKWSVVPAEAADSYRNLVVSVISAEQVVRQINFPNAFVVDYIEDFGNTEGIGEFTLRVKQKKDKIANVKLEGGYGM; encoded by the coding sequence ATGGGTTTCAAACTAATGGTCGAAGGACCGGACAAAATTGATTTAGGAATTGAGCATATTTTATCTGTTCAATTTGAAATGGATACGCCAAATGATTCAAATGCACGTAGTACAGATGTTGGGACATCCCTGGTTATTCGTGGGAAAATCTTGACTGCCATCGGTGGCGAAGCTGCTGACAGTACGTTAAATATTGCTAAATGGTCTGTAGTACCTGCAGAGGCAGCGGACTCTTACCGTAATTTAGTTGTATCAGTGATCAGTGCGGAGCAAGTTGTCCGTCAAATCAATTTCCCAAATGCATTTGTCGTAGATTACATTGAGGACTTCGGCAACACAGAAGGAATTGGAGAGTTCACACTTCGTGTGAAACAGAAGAAAGATAAGATTGCGAATGTGAAGCTAGAAGGCGGATACGGAATGTAA
- a CDS encoding transcriptional regulator, with amino-acid sequence MKIIEQTNRTIDFQEINPEKPDLLTLVGEVKGIDSLSDDKVKEINEKLVVSSFDEFMKKFSPTVYSFFNSANGRIIYTLTKPEGIPEDSITEIPINEENDFVKMIITMLDAKNANGLKNSDFNFENITTMISPKKVMDDIRQVRKEIHYLYDQYEGLEEEDPKKLDVGDKLNEKFEMASGNYNNVMAMLPLAIEDIKTRLLLGQPEDGGEPEQVTLGKLTMAENGELKIIEAPKEQTTELALTEGNNSQELSLFFKEDYEAVSEESNDYVMDLVVRTFCPLPMDAQAEINYGLEVNNFNNYLNFYKESKSEFVKVVKPLIEKIVGVKLFFDQYQSKNKEMQPTLLITNTRLEMLTKSSNIVRLEKYLNTVNSKNDFENTIWMGIAANIALASGSEVNLSRHRFKGNAKIEKSNDNTMESLAILLNLLKDYNVQLYFSFETGEETTFDDLATNGVSKYIEHCKPLMKKEYSAFAVPCYPNFTIIPKNKSGVLLDSKMVVAGENAAMLSKEKEDMMKLWLEGVYVGAAYIAAGTTAACQCPSYLNTHFDRVLKDMPGVRYDIEARDHSLHTLTTLTKEISGFTNNVKNEINRTNFGFCFASENASYKNREINNVTVYKARSLNEGANGFEETYKTLVSTYVERLLRFQSNDFKMDNIMHFFSNNPESTRSRWMEQKGFVNSVIQDGDDVDYLINEETNRCRVNLMFNGNVKNLEVEVNKTVNAAV; translated from the coding sequence ATGAAGATTATTGAGCAGACCAATAGAACCATTGATTTTCAGGAAATCAACCCTGAAAAACCTGACTTGCTGACGTTAGTTGGTGAAGTAAAAGGAATTGACAGTTTAAGCGATGATAAAGTCAAAGAAATTAACGAGAAGCTGGTCGTCAGCAGTTTTGATGAGTTCATGAAAAAATTCTCACCAACTGTTTACTCCTTCTTCAATAGTGCCAATGGCCGAATCATCTATACGTTAACAAAGCCGGAAGGAATTCCTGAGGATAGTATCACGGAAATCCCCATTAACGAAGAAAATGATTTTGTCAAAATGATCATTACGATGCTAGATGCGAAAAATGCGAACGGCCTGAAAAACAGCGACTTCAATTTCGAAAATATTACAACCATGATTTCACCTAAAAAAGTGATGGATGACATCCGTCAGGTACGGAAAGAAATTCATTATTTATATGACCAGTATGAAGGCTTAGAGGAAGAAGATCCGAAGAAGCTGGATGTTGGCGACAAATTGAATGAGAAGTTTGAAATGGCTTCCGGAAATTACAACAATGTTATGGCGATGCTGCCGTTAGCAATCGAAGATATAAAAACACGGTTACTATTGGGCCAGCCCGAAGATGGTGGTGAACCGGAGCAGGTGACGCTTGGAAAACTAACGATGGCTGAAAATGGAGAATTGAAAATTATTGAAGCGCCAAAAGAGCAAACCACAGAGCTTGCCCTTACAGAAGGAAATAATTCTCAAGAGCTGTCTCTATTCTTTAAAGAGGATTACGAAGCTGTTTCAGAAGAAAGTAACGATTATGTAATGGACTTAGTTGTTCGTACCTTCTGTCCACTACCTATGGATGCTCAAGCGGAAATCAATTATGGTCTTGAAGTAAATAACTTCAATAATTACCTCAACTTCTATAAAGAATCAAAATCAGAGTTTGTGAAAGTAGTAAAACCATTGATTGAAAAAATCGTTGGAGTGAAATTATTCTTTGACCAGTACCAATCTAAGAACAAAGAAATGCAGCCGACGCTACTAATAACGAATACAAGACTGGAAATGCTGACAAAATCCAGCAATATTGTTCGTCTGGAAAAATATTTGAATACCGTCAATAGCAAGAATGATTTTGAAAATACAATCTGGATGGGGATTGCTGCAAACATCGCTTTAGCGAGTGGTAGCGAAGTCAATTTGTCACGTCACCGATTTAAAGGGAATGCGAAGATCGAGAAAAGTAATGATAATACGATGGAATCTCTTGCGATTCTGCTTAATCTGTTGAAGGACTACAACGTCCAGTTGTATTTCAGCTTTGAGACCGGAGAAGAAACGACCTTTGATGATCTAGCAACTAATGGAGTCAGTAAATACATTGAGCATTGTAAGCCGTTAATGAAGAAAGAGTATAGTGCCTTTGCGGTTCCTTGTTATCCGAATTTCACGATCATACCAAAAAATAAATCCGGTGTTCTTCTTGATAGCAAGATGGTGGTTGCAGGTGAAAATGCCGCGATGCTTTCTAAAGAAAAGGAAGACATGATGAAGCTTTGGTTAGAGGGTGTATATGTTGGTGCTGCGTATATTGCTGCAGGAACCACTGCCGCATGTCAATGCCCAAGTTATCTGAATACCCATTTTGATCGTGTGTTGAAGGATATGCCTGGTGTTCGTTATGACATCGAAGCACGTGATCATTCGCTTCATACCTTGACAACATTGACCAAGGAAATCAGTGGCTTTACTAACAATGTGAAAAATGAAATCAATCGAACAAACTTTGGTTTCTGTTTTGCTTCTGAAAATGCCAGCTATAAAAATAGAGAAATCAACAATGTGACTGTCTATAAGGCGAGGAGCTTGAACGAAGGTGCTAATGGATTTGAAGAAACATATAAGACTTTGGTGAGTACGTATGTCGAGCGATTGTTAAGATTCCAAAGTAATGACTTCAAGATGGATAACATCATGCATTTCTTTAGTAACAATCCTGAGAGTACGAGAAGTCGTTGGATGGAACAAAAAGGATTTGTCAATTCAGTGATTCAAGATGGCGATGATGTCGACTACTTGATCAATGAAGAAACAAATCGCTGCCGTGTCAATTTAATGTTCAATGGAAATGTGAAAAATCTGGAAGTTGAAGTAAATAAAACCGTCAATGCGGCAGTCTGA
- a CDS encoding J domain-containing protein yields MDYYQLLNVSPQADSKEIKQAYRQLAKKLHPDRNPGDKEAEAKFLQVSEAYQVLSDVEKRKLYDQQRMRQSNTQSAEHWTEQQTKTEDNSFSQEERERFYRATSDFEQFFGFRENGQKIKKATSKETLNAAAMFENYFTGKKRGK; encoded by the coding sequence TTGGACTATTATCAACTATTAAACGTTTCACCACAGGCGGATTCAAAGGAAATCAAGCAAGCCTACCGTCAACTTGCAAAAAAGCTTCATCCAGATAGAAATCCTGGAGATAAAGAAGCAGAAGCCAAATTTTTGCAGGTATCTGAAGCTTATCAAGTCTTGAGTGACGTAGAAAAACGAAAGCTGTATGACCAGCAGCGGATGCGTCAAAGTAATACACAATCAGCGGAGCATTGGACTGAACAACAAACAAAAACAGAAGACAACTCATTTTCTCAAGAAGAACGTGAACGCTTTTACCGAGCAACATCAGATTTCGAGCAGTTTTTTGGTTTTCGAGAAAATGGTCAGAAAATAAAGAAGGCAACATCCAAGGAAACCTTGAATGCTGCCGCTATGTTTGAAAATTATTTTACTGGTAAAAAAAGAGGTAAGTGA